A section of the Eublepharis macularius isolate TG4126 chromosome 1, MPM_Emac_v1.0, whole genome shotgun sequence genome encodes:
- the RCE1 gene encoding CAAX prenyl protease 2 isoform X1: MSEEAGAGPEGSSSGLCWASLISCFSLACSYVGSLYVWKSHLPRDHPAVIKRRFTSVLIVSCLSPFFIWVWKEVTGIKPGTSLLALMGFRLEGIIPAMLLPLLLTMVLFLGPLIQLSMDCPWDLVDGLKVAFDSHFWVLCLTDMRWLRNQVIAPLTEELVFRACMLPMLVPCTGLGPAIFTCPLFFGVAHFHHVIEQLRFRQGSTASIFLSAVFQFSYTAVFGAYTAFIFIRTGHLVGPVLCHSFCNYVGFPAVGAALEHPQRLLVVFFYLLGVVLFLLLLHPMTDPAFFGHLPICSLSRLTSATNSISSLSLCS, translated from the exons ATGTCGGAGGAGGCGGGCGCCGGGCCGGAGGGGTCGAGCTCGGGACTCTGCTGGGCCTCGCTGATCTCCTGCTTCAGCCTGGCCTGTTCCTACGTGGGTAGCCTCTATGTCTGGAAGAGCCACCTGCCCAG GGACCACCCTGCTGTCATCAAACGTCGATTCACCAGCGTCCTCATTGTGTCCTGCCTGTCGCCATTCTTCATTTGGGTCTGGAAAGAGGTGACGGGTATTAAG CCAGGTACATCCCTTCTTGCCCTGATGGGCTTTCGGCTTGAGGGCATCATACCAGCAATGCTGCTGCCTTTGTTGCTAACCATG GTCTTATTTCTTGGCCCCCTCATCCAGCTGTCTATGGATTGCCCTTGGGATCTGGTGGATGGTTTAAAGGTTGCATTTG actcccacTTCTGGGTGCTCTGTCTGACCGACATGCGCTGGCTCCGCAACCAGGTCATCGCACCACTTACAGAGGAGCTGGTGTTCCGTGCCTGCATGTTGCCCATGCTCGTCCCCTGCACAGGATTGGGACCTGCTATCTTCACCTGCCCACTCTTCTTTGGAGTCG CTCACTTTCACCATGTGATTGAGCAGCTGCGGTTTCGCCAGGGAAGCACAGCTAGCATCTTCCTCTCAGCAG TGTTCCAGTTCTCCTACACAGCAGTTTTTGGAGCATACACAGCCTTCATCTTCATCAGGACAG GGCACCTCGTTGGGCCTGTCCTCTGCCATTCTTTCTGCAATTACGTTGGATTCCCTGCTGTGGGTGCAGCACTGGAGCATCCACAGCGCCTACTGGTGGTGTTCTTCTATTTGTTGGGTgtggtcctcttcctcctcctcttgcacCCCATGACGGATCCAGCCTTCTTTGGACACCTCCCCATCTGCTCCCTGTCCAGGTTGACCTCTGCCACCAACAGTATCAGCAGCTTATCTCTCTGTTCTTGA
- the RCE1 gene encoding CAAX prenyl protease 2 isoform X2 produces the protein MGFRLEGIIPAMLLPLLLTMVLFLGPLIQLSMDCPWDLVDGLKVAFDSHFWVLCLTDMRWLRNQVIAPLTEELVFRACMLPMLVPCTGLGPAIFTCPLFFGVAHFHHVIEQLRFRQGSTASIFLSAVFQFSYTAVFGAYTAFIFIRTGHLVGPVLCHSFCNYVGFPAVGAALEHPQRLLVVFFYLLGVVLFLLLLHPMTDPAFFGHLPICSLSRLTSATNSISSLSLCS, from the exons ATGGGCTTTCGGCTTGAGGGCATCATACCAGCAATGCTGCTGCCTTTGTTGCTAACCATG GTCTTATTTCTTGGCCCCCTCATCCAGCTGTCTATGGATTGCCCTTGGGATCTGGTGGATGGTTTAAAGGTTGCATTTG actcccacTTCTGGGTGCTCTGTCTGACCGACATGCGCTGGCTCCGCAACCAGGTCATCGCACCACTTACAGAGGAGCTGGTGTTCCGTGCCTGCATGTTGCCCATGCTCGTCCCCTGCACAGGATTGGGACCTGCTATCTTCACCTGCCCACTCTTCTTTGGAGTCG CTCACTTTCACCATGTGATTGAGCAGCTGCGGTTTCGCCAGGGAAGCACAGCTAGCATCTTCCTCTCAGCAG TGTTCCAGTTCTCCTACACAGCAGTTTTTGGAGCATACACAGCCTTCATCTTCATCAGGACAG GGCACCTCGTTGGGCCTGTCCTCTGCCATTCTTTCTGCAATTACGTTGGATTCCCTGCTGTGGGTGCAGCACTGGAGCATCCACAGCGCCTACTGGTGGTGTTCTTCTATTTGTTGGGTgtggtcctcttcctcctcctcttgcacCCCATGACGGATCCAGCCTTCTTTGGACACCTCCCCATCTGCTCCCTGTCCAGGTTGACCTCTGCCACCAACAGTATCAGCAGCTTATCTCTCTGTTCTTGA